The DNA region CTGGCCCTGGGCGCAGGGATGGGAGCGGCAGGAACAGACGCTGAGGGACAAACCGCATTTCGTGCGCTGGCTGCAGGAGTTGGGCGAGCGTCCGGGGTTCATCGCCGGCAAGGCGGTGGCAAGCGACCGGCGCAGCGCGAACACGGACCGCAAGGCGCAAGATATTCTGTTTGGCAAACAGAAGCCCTGAAATGGTCCGACCGCCGGGTGAAACCTACTTGGCGGGCTTTTCGGGGTCGATCATGTATCTCTGCAGACTGGCGATCTGAAGCCAGAGGAACACGAAGAGCGCAGCCGGGAAGGCGAAGGTTTCCAGCTTGACCCAGAGGTCGGTCGACATGGTGCGCCAGACGACTTCATTCGCCACGGCCAGGACGGCAAAACCCACGCAAAGCCGTTTCGTCAGCATCATCCAGCCTTCATGCCGCATTGGCATCATCTCGCCCATGACCCATTGCAGGTAGCTCTTTCCCTGAAGGAGCCCGACTGCGAGGGTGGCGGACAAGAGACCGTAGACGATGGTCGTCTTCATCTTGAAGAAACTCTCGTCGTTGAACCATGCGGTCAGGCCGCCGAACACGATGACCAGCACCGCTGTCAGCACCT from Neotabrizicola shimadae includes:
- a CDS encoding inner membrane-spanning protein YciB, which codes for MTEKTINPVVKSVLELGPTLVFFVIYLRLKEQSFTFFGQTYSGFIVAALIFIPILLASMAILWALTRKIGRMQVLTAVLVIVFGGLTAWFNDESFFKMKTTIVYGLLSATLAVGLLQGKSYLQWVMGEMMPMRHEGWMMLTKRLCVGFAVLAVANEVVWRTMSTDLWVKLETFAFPAALFVFLWLQIASLQRYMIDPEKPAK